The DNA segment TTCCTAGGACAGACCTTCTTCCATTTCCACCTCTCTGCTGTTTAGtccacactctttctctctctcacttatAGGCCCTTCGTTCTCATTCTAATCTTTTTTGTTactttagttttaaatattttatttaattgtttcttTCATTGTTGGGTGGGTGCATGTACAGTgatgagcctgtggaggtcagaggacagccttttgagaatccattttctccttccacctaaAAACATgtctgctgggaattgaactcagcttgCCAGGCTTGTGcgaacaagtgcctttacctgctgagtcatctggcTTTGTCCTTGGTTTTGTGAAACAAacagtaatccttctgcctcagccttctgagtgctaaatTACAAACAGTTGTCATGATGCCTAGCTCCTAATCAGAATCTCACCCAGATTTTtctatctttataattttttttgtccTGAAGTCCACATGATCAATTCTGATTCATCTGAACCCCTGCTTTGAGATTGTGGACTTgacagagggcagatgtgatgtGAAGTttgccttctgatctccatgaCCATCATCGTAGATTTAAGTTACTCTGTGATAGCTGAGATGGGGGTTTCTGCCACCCTGTCTGCTTCTGAATAATGTGTGGATTTTATGCCCTCAGGGTATCACCGAGGCTGAGCGAGAGGCTTTTGAGCTGCTTCCAGATGATGAACGTCAGTGCATAAAGTGCAAGACCACATGTTTCCTATCTGCCCTGGCTTGCTATGACTGTCCAGATGGCCTTGTCTGCCTTTCTCACATCAATGACCTCTGCAAGTGCTCCAGTAGCCGGCAGTACCTTCGGTAAGTCTAGGGCCTACCAGCAGGAAGTTAGGAGAGTGCAAATTTGGGCTACAATGTGCTTTCCCGTCCTTTTTCCAGGTATCGATACACCTTGGACGAGCTGCCTGCCATGCTGCATAAACTGAAAGTTCGAGCTGAATCCTTTGATACCTGGGCTAACAAAGTACGAGTGGCCCTGGAGGTGGAAGATGGGCGGAAGCGCAGTGAGTGATTCTGCGGGTAGGgcggtaggggtggggtgggagggactcTGCAGACAGTTCGGTTGTCTTTTCTTCTGTGTCCCTGGCCTTTTCCCTCCCTCCGCCTTTACATAATGCTGCCTACTCCTTGTTGCTCTCATTTTCCTCCAGGCCTTGAAGAACTGAGAGCGCTAGAATCTGAGGCCCGTGAGCGAAGGTTTCCTAACAGTGAGCTGTTACAGCGACTGAAGAACTGCCTGAGTGAGGCAGAGGCTTGTGTGTCCCGGGCTCTGGGACTGGTCAGTGGCCAGGAAGCAGGGTATGTTGGTGTGAGCTGTTGCAGCTACTGAAAAGTGTGTTACAGTGGGTGGGTTGTGAATACAGGTGGGTCCCATGGAACAGTAGCAGGAAATTGCCAAGTGTGAGATGGCCTGGGAAGTACTGCAGAGTGCAAGACAGGCAACTTTTTGTGGAGGAGAGCCTTAGCAATAAGAAAACTTAGAAGTGTTTATTTTATCAGTGTCTAGAAGATTTGAGAGGTAGGTTGAGGGATTTTGTGGGCAGGGAAGAGTGTGGGAGGTTTAGGGACTAGAATAGGACACAAGAAAACCTGAACTTAGTTGCAGTAGAGGGTGGATTATGAAGTCTAAGAGCTGGCGCTGTAACTTAATGCTTACCTAGTAtatgaagctctgggttctagCTCCTGCTCCATGCAAGTTAGTGGAGGATGGAAAGTCTGCCTTCTGTTATCATCGGTTAGTTTTTAAGCTCCTTCACCCtccagctgtttctctctctctgtctatccctTCGTCCTACCAATATGCTTAGATTTGAAAACTCTCCCTGTAGCCAGGGCAATTGTGGGAACATTGAGGTACAAGATCAAAGTAGAACAGATATGGTGAGGAATGGTTTGGGCACAAATGGAAGgagggacctgggtttggatctgAAATCTCACACATGAAACTCCATAGCCCCGACAGGGTGGCTGGTCTGCAGATGACCCTGGCAGAGCTACGGGCTTTTCTGGGCCAGATGAACAACCTGCCTTGTGCCATGCACCAGATTGGGGATGTCAAGGTAAGGAGAGGTGGGCTTAGGTAAGACAGAGTGCATGTGTGGGAAGTTATGGGCAAGTTTTTAGATTTGGGACTTGGGACAGGGAGCAGGAATGTAAGTACAAGATGCTGAGTCAAGAGAGGGTTGGTCTGAGGAAGTAAAAAAGGAGGTAATAAGGGTGTTTGTTGGGCCCTGAAACAATGAATAAAGTTTATACAAATAAAAGTAGGATGGAGAAGGCAGGGACCCCAGAGTGAGCATGAAGGTTTATATAGCGTAGTACTTAGGGTAGAAGATCTCTTAGTGCTTTGAGAACAGAATCCCATGTAAAGATAAAGTAAAAGTACAAAGTTTTGATCAATCATGTATAAAAGTGTCTAGGAATGTGCATTTTAATATATTCCCCAGGGCATCGAAATGAGCAGTCAAGTGATGAAGGAGCTACTGTTTTAGAtttcagagaaccagagttcaggcCATGGTAGATCTCCTTTTCTCAGAAGGTTGTGGTGGGAGGCACTGGAGCAAGGATGTGTAGTGGCCTCTTAAGTGGCCTCAACTGAAGGGTTTGTTTTTCATCCTGTATTTTGGTAGGGTATTCTGGAACAGGTGGAAGCCTACCAGGCTGAGGCCCGTGAGGCCCTGGTCTCACAGCCCTCCAGTCCAGGGCTACTGCAGTCCCTGTTGGAGAGAGGGCAGCAGCTGGGGGTAGAGGTACCTGAAGCCCAGCAGCTCCAGCGGCAGGTAGAACAGGCACGGTGGCTGGATGAGGTAAAACGCACGCTGGCTCCCTCTGCCCGAAGGGGTACCCTGGCCACCATGCGGGGACTGTTGGTTGCGGGCGCCAGTGTAGCCCCTAGCCCTGCTGTGGATAAGGCCCAGGCAGAGCTTCAGGAGCTACTGACCATCGCTGAACGCTGGGAAGAGAAAGCTCACCTCTGCCTGGAGGCCAGGTAAGTCCAGCCCTCCCTGCTATTCTTTACCTTCAAAATTTAGTGGAGAATCTGACAAGAATGGCTGTGGGTGGCTTTGGGCATCACACCTACCCCTATATAGGTATATTGAGTTTCTCTGCTCTTTTGTtccttgtcttgttctttttttttttttctttttaaatctgtatacatagaggcagaggtaggctgatgGAAAAGCAGAgaacgggtgtgtgtgtgtgtgtgtgtgtgtgtgtgtgtgtgtgtgtgtggcccagtACCAATAGAAGCACAGGAAACAAGTGGATGAGTGGGTATAGGTAAAAAGATGCCACACACAGGGGGGGTCTGACAGACTTCAGCCACAGGTTATGCAAGCAGTTAGCATGTGAGCTTCTAGCAGGCTGACAGAGTGGTAAACATAGGTACAAAAGCTGTGGCGGAGGATATATGGGTACGTGCAATCTGAAGAAAGCAGAGCCTGGCAACCATCTTGACCAACATAAAATCTCAGAAGTGTAACAAGGGGGAACAAGAGCCCAGCTGTTGATAGCTACTGATCAGGCTGGGCTCTGATCCACAGGCTATGCCAAACTGGCCTGCTCCCCCGCcccttcttttgttgttgtttttaggcAGAAGCATCCACCAGCCACACTTGAGGCCATAATCCATGAAGCAGAAAACATCCCTGTTCACCTGCCCAATATCCAGTCTCTCAAGGAGGCTCTTGCTAAGGCCCGGGCGTGGATTGCTGATGTGGATGAGATCCAAGTAAGGACCTCCCCATCCACACCTAGACCTTCCATGTAACAGGGATGATATACAGGGTTGTGCTGTGTTTGCATGGCTAGAGAGAGGATTGAGTACCACATATTGTAAGGAGGCAAAATGTGTTTACAGAGCAATGTTCTTAAGAGAGGGACTTAGGAGGCTGGCCTGAAGGAAGTGGGGTTCTGTTCAGGGTGAGGATGATAGAGCATGAGAGTAGAAAAGGACAGGTACCTACCTGACAGTAGGTAGAAAGGGAAGACCACAAAAGCATAGCTAGTCTGGTCTCCCTGAAGACTGACTGGCTGCTTTGACTGAGCCAGTGAGTACATGCACATGTCATGTATGGTAGAGGGCACTCCTGAGGACAGTGTCAGTTGTTTCTGCTTTGAGACTATGAGGACAGACCATCTTCCCAGCTCAGGCCAGACATGGAGAATTAGTAGATGATTGCAAGCTCATCTTGCCTTTCCTCTCTTGCCTGTGCTTAGAACGGTGACCACTACCCCTGCTTGGATGACTTGGAGGGCCTGGTGGCTGTGGGTCGGGACCTCCCTGTGGGGCTGGAGGAACTGAGACAGCTAGAGCTGCAGGTACTGACAGCACACTCCTGGAGAGAGAAGGCCTCCAAGACCTTTCTCAAGAAGAACTCCTGCTACACGTTGTTGGAGGTGAGGCCTAGCACTTTTACCTACATCCTCTTTTTGCTTGGACTAGCTGTTTCGAGGTAGTTTATATGAGAATCAGGGTTTTTGAgggggcctgggggaggggaggagaaggtaCGGGAGGTAGGGAAGCATGGTCATTtgcctctgtctgcctgcctcaggTGCTCTGCCCGTGTGCAGACGCCGGCTCAGACAGCACCAAGCGCAGCCGGtggatggagaaggagctggggttGTACAAATCTGACACAGAGCTGTTGGGGCTGTCTGCGCAGGACCTCAGGGACCCAGGCTCTGTGGTAAGAAGCTTAGATACAGATGGGTGAAGAGCCTGGTGATGATTGTCTGAACCTTGTGACCATGGGCAGACCACTTGCTCCCTGAGCTCAGTTTTCCTGGTTTGGGAGTGGGGTGTTGAGGAGGCCAGAGAATGAAGGAATCAGGTTATTTACGTTCTTCCCCTTCTTGGGCACGGCAGATCGTGGCCTTCAAAgagggggagcagaaggagaaggaagggatccTGCAGCTTCGTCGCACCAACTCAGCCAAGCCAAGTCCACTGGCATCGACTACAGCCTCCTCTACAGCCTCTATCTGCGTGTGTGGGCAAGTGCCAGCTGGGGTGGGAGCTCTGCAGTGTGACCTGTGTCAGGACTGGTTCCATGGGCGGTGTGTGACAGTACCCCGCCTCCTCAGCTCCCAGAGGCCCAGTCTTACCTCATCCCCACTGCTGGCCTGGTGGGAATGGGACACCAAATTCTTGTGCCCTCTGTGTATGCGATCACGGCGCCCACGCTTGGAAACCATCCTGGCACTGCTGGTAGCCCTACAGAGACTGCCTGTGCGGCTGCCTGAGGGTGAGGCTCTACAGTGTCTCACAGAGAGAGCCATCAGCTGGCAAGGCCGTGCCAGACAGGTTTTGGCCTCTGAGGAAGTGACTGCTCTGTTGGGACGGCTGGCTGAACTCCGTCAACGGCTACAGGCTGACTCCAAGCCTGAGGAATCCCTTGCTTACTCTTCAGATGCTGGAGAGGGCTCTGGCAATATGCCTAAGGTGAGCTTCTTAGCCCAGCTCTTAAGCTCGGATTTCTGTCCCCTGGCCTGTACGTAGGCTCTAGCTCTGTCCCTGTGCTCCAGTTTGAACTCTCCTTTGGCCCAGCCTTTTTGTTCCATCCTCTATCTGTCCACACTCCTAGACCCTGCTCTCTGCGGGCACCCCATGTTTGCCCTTCCTCCAGTAGGTAGAGTCTTTCAGGTTTGGCGTGGGTGAAGGAAGAGTAGGGCCTGGCTCTTCAGTTCAGTTACCCCCTGCCTTTTCCTGATCTTGATATTTGATAGGTCCAGGGGCTGTTGGAGAATGGGGACAGTGTGACCAGTCCTGAAAAGGTAGCCACAGAGGAGGGCTCAGGTAAGAGAGGTAGGTCTAGCTATAGTGTGAGTGGGATGTTGAATGGATATTATCAGtgtggcccctgatgtcctcagCTCTGTTATAGTGGTATAGGATAAGACCAAGGACAGCCTCTAATTCAGCCTGTCTCCACAACTTCCAGATCTGGAGCTGCTATCCTCACTATTACCACAGTTGACTGGCCCTGTGTTGGAACTGCCTGAGGCAACCCGAGCCCCACTGGAGGAACTTATGATGGAGGGGGATCTGCTTGAGGTGACCCTAGATGAGAATCATAGCATctggcagctgctgcaggctGGGCAGCCTCCAGACTTGGAGAGGGTCCACACACTTCTGGAGGTAAGGAGAGGAGTCATTGACATGGCCAGGTCAGGCCAAGTAGGTCGGGAGCTCTCTCAGGCCCTGACTACTTGCCTGTGCTTGTCTTTTGGAAGGGGGAGAGTAGATAGGATCTTgttatgtagacctggctggtctgGTAACTTGAtatatatagtccaggctggccttgaactcatggcggtcttcctgccttagctatgcaagtgctggaattataggcatgcaccaccaggcctcATTTTAAAAACCTGTCTTTTTTGCCTTTTGTATTCACAGCTGGAGAAGGCAGAGCGCCATGGGAGTCGGACACGAGGCCGAGCCCTAGAGAGGAGGCGGCGGAGGAAGGTGGATCGGGGTGGGGAGGTTGATGATCCAGCCCGAGAGGAGCTAGAGCCAAAGAGGGTACGGAGCTCAGAACCAGAAGCCGAGGAagtccaggaggaagaggagctggaggaggagactGGGGGTGAGGTCCCTCCTGTACCCTTCCCCACCAATGGcagccccagcacccaggaggacCAGGATGGCTTAGAACCAGTGTTAGAGGCTGGTTCAGACACCTCGGCCCCTTTCTCTACTCTGACTTCCCAGCTGTTGATGTCCTGCCCACAGCAGCCATCTCGGCAACAATTGTGACAGTGGCTGAGCCTAGCACAGACCCCAACAAAGATCCTTCCTTGGCCTCAAGGATCCTTTCTGACCATCAAGCCTGCTTCTTGGAGGTGGGCGGGTAGGTGGAGAGACTcccccctcaccaccaccccaaGACCGTGACTTTTATATTCTGACTCCAAGGTATTGTTCAGACCTCAGCTCCTGGGGGCCGGCCCCTGGAGTCCTGCGTCCCTGGTAACCTGTAACCAGCATTCCCAGACACCAGAGGCAGATAGACAAGTGGGCAGGGGGTTGACTGGGGCTAGGCCAGCACCATTCCAGAGACAAATGCAGGGCACATGCAAACTGGggacctctcccttccccccagttCTGGCCCTGGGTCAGGCCATGCTACACTaaccttcccccctccccccacacacttttgcctcctgcctcctttttacttccttcttccccttcatCTTTTCCCTCCCCCGTACTGTTCCACCCAGGAGGAGGAAACTTCCCATGGCTGTCCTCACTTTTTTATTTTCGATGAATTTTGTTAGGGTTGAACAGGGCTGCCTATGGTCTGAAGGCTTTTGGTGCTTGTCCACACACCCACCTCAAcccttccttcccatcctcctccGTCTCCTCCTCCTGGGTTCATGCTGTAATAAAAGAAGATTGTTGGTGTGTAATTAATTTGTtcaaagggagaaaaacaaaaacaagaaactttGGTTCCAACTAAAgcctattttaattttattttattattttcctcgTTAGAAATAAAACCCTTAGGAATGTTTTTTGGAaacctgtttctgaagtgc comes from the Peromyscus maniculatus bairdii isolate BWxNUB_F1_BW_parent chromosome X, HU_Pman_BW_mat_3.1, whole genome shotgun sequence genome and includes:
- the Kdm5c gene encoding lysine-specific demethylase 5C isoform X3; amino-acid sequence: MELGSDDFLPPPECPVFEPSWAEFRDPLGYIAKIRPIAEKSGICKIRPPADWQPPFAVEVDNFRFTPRIQRLNELEAQTRVKLNYLDQIAKFWEIQGSSLKIPNVERRILDLYSLSKIVVEEGGYETICKDRRWARVAQRLNYPPGKNIGSLLRSHYERIVYPYEMYQSGANLVQCNTRPFDNEEKDKEYKPHSIPLRQSVQPSKFNSYGRRAKRLQPDPEPTEEDIEKNPELKKLQIYGAGPKMMGLGLMAKDKTLRKKDKEGLECPPTVVVKEELGGDVKMESASPKTFLEGKEELSHSPEPCTKMTMRLRRNHSNAQFIESYVCRMCSRGDEDDKLLLCDGCDDNYHIFCLLPPLPEIPKGVWRCPKCVMAECKRPPEAFGFEQATREYTLQSFGEMADSFKADYFNMPVHMVPTELVEKEFWRLVNSIEEDVTVEYGADIHSKEFGSGFPVSDSKRHLTPEEEEYATSGWNLNVMPVLEQSVLCHINADISGMKVPWLYVGMVFSAFCWHIEDHWSYSINYLHWGEPKTWYGVPSLAAEHLEEVMKKLTPELFDSQPDLLHQLVTLMNPNTLMSHGVPVVRTNQCAGEFVITFPRAYHSGFNQGYNFAEAVNFCTADWLPAGRQCIEHYRRLRRYCVFSHEELICKMAACPEKLDLNLAAAVHKEMFIMVQEERRLRKALLEKGITEAEREAFELLPDDERQCIKCKTTCFLSALACYDCPDGLVCLSHINDLCKCSSSRQYLRYRYTLDELPAMLHKLKVRAESFDTWANKVRVALEVEDGRKRSLEELRALESEARERRFPNSELLQRLKNCLSEAEACVSRALGLVSGQEAGPDRVAGLQMTLAELRAFLGQMNNLPCAMHQIGDVKGILEQVEAYQAEAREALVSQPSSPGLLQSLLERGQQLGVEVPEAQQLQRQVEQARWLDEVKRTLAPSARRGTLATMRGLLVAGASVAPSPAVDKAQAELQELLTIAERWEEKAHLCLEARQKHPPATLEAIIHEAENIPVHLPNIQSLKEALAKARAWIADVDEIQNGDHYPCLDDLEGLVAVGRDLPVGLEELRQLELQVLTAHSWREKASKTFLKKNSCYTLLEVLCPCADAGSDSTKRSRWMEKELGLYKSDTELLGLSAQDLRDPGSVIVAFKEGEQKEKEGILQLRRTNSAKPSPLASTTASSTASICVCGQVPAGVGALQCDLCQDWFHGRCVTVPRLLSSQRPSLTSSPLLAWWEWDTKFLCPLCMRSRRPRLETILALLVALQRLPVRLPEGEALQCLTERAISWQGRARQVLASEEVTALLGRLAELRQRLQADSKPEESLAYSSDAGEGSGNMPKVQGLLENGDSVTSPEKVATEEGSDLELLSSLLPQLTGPVLELPEATRAPLEELMMEGDLLEVTLDENHSIWQLLQAGQPPDLERVHTLLELEKAERHGSRTRGRALERRRRRKVDRGGEVDDPAREELEPKRVRSSEPEAEEVQEEEELEEETGGEVPPVPFPTNGSPSTQEDQDGLEPVLEAGSDTSAPFSTLTSQLLMSCPQQPSRQQL
- the Kdm5c gene encoding lysine-specific demethylase 5C isoform X5, which gives rise to MELGSDDFLPPPECPVFEPSWAEFRDPLGYIAKIRPIAEKSGICKIRPPADWQPPFAVEVDNFRFTPRIQRLNELEAQTRVKLNYLDQIAKFWEIQGSSLKIPNVERRILDLYSLSKIVVEEGGYETICKDRRWARVAQRLNYPPGKNIGSLLRSHYERIVYPYEMYQSGANLVQCNTRPFDNEEKDKEYKPHSIPLRQSVQPSKFNSYGRRAKRLQPDPEPTEEDIEKNPELKKLQIYGAGPKMMGLGLMAKDKTLRKKDKEGLECPPTVVVKEELGGDVKMESASPKTFLEGKEELSHSPEPCTKMTMRLRRNHSNAQFIESYVCRMCSRGDEDDKLLLCDGCDDNYHIFCLLPPLPEIPKGVWRCPKCVMAECKRPPEAFGFEQATREYTLQSFGEMADSFKADYFNMPVHMVPTELVEKEFWRLVNSIEEDVTVEYGADIHSKEFGSGFPVSDSKRHLTPEEEEYATSGWNLNVMPVLEQSVLCHINADISGMKVPWLYVGMVFSAFCWHIEDHWSYSINYLHWGEPKTWYGVPSLAAEHLEEVMKKLTPELFDSQPDLLHQLVTLMNPNTLMSHGVPVVRTNQCAGEFVITFPRAYHSGFNQGYNFAEAVNFCTADWLPAGRQCIEHYRRLRRYCVFSHEELICKMAACPEKLDLNLAAAVHKEMFIMVQEERRLRKALLEKGITEAEREAFELLPDDERQCIKCKTTCFLSALACYDCPDGLVCLSHINDLCKCSSSRQYLRYRYTLDELPAMLHKLKVRAESFDTWANKVRVALEVEDGRKRSLEELRALESEARERRFPNSELLQRLKNCLSEAEACVSRALGLVSGQEAGPDRVAGLQMTLAELRAFLGQMNNLPCAMHQIGDVKGILEQVEAYQAEAREALVSQPSSPGLLQSLLERGQQLGVEVPEAQQLQRQVEQARWLDEVKRTLAPSARRGTLATMRGLLVAGASVAPSPAVDKAQAELQELLTIAERWEEKAHLCLEARQKHPPATLEAIIHEAENIPVHLPNIQSLKEALAKARAWIADVDEIQNGDHYPCLDDLEGLVAVGRDLPVGLEELRQLELQVLTAHSWREKASKTFLKKNSCYTLLEIVAFKEGEQKEKEGILQLRRTNSAKPSPLASTTASSTASICVCGQVPAGVGALQCDLCQDWFHGRCVTVPRLLSSQRPSLTSSPLLAWWEWDTKFLCPLCMRSRRPRLETILALLVALQRLPVRLPEGEALQCLTERAISWQGRARQVLASEEVTALLGRLAELRQRLQADSKPEESLAYSSDAGEGSGNMPKVQGLLENGDSVTSPEKVATEEGSGKRDLELLSSLLPQLTGPVLELPEATRAPLEELMMEGDLLEVTLDENHSIWQLLQAGQPPDLERVHTLLELEKAERHGSRTRGRALERRRRRKVDRGGEVDDPAREELEPKRVRSSEPEAEEVQEEEELEEETGGEVPPVPFPTNGSPSTQEDQDGLEPVLEAGSDTSAPFSTLTSQLLMSCPQQPSRQQL
- the Kdm5c gene encoding lysine-specific demethylase 5C isoform X7, with protein sequence MELGSDDFLPPPECPVFEPSWAEFRDPLGYIAKIRPIAEKSGICKIRPPADWQPPFAVEVDNFRFTPRIQRLNELEAQTRVKLNYLDQIAKFWEIQGSSLKIPNVERRILDLYSLSKIVVEEGGYETICKDRRWARVAQRLNYPPGKNIGSLLRSHYERIVYPYEMYQSGANLVQCNTRPFDNEEKDKEYKPHSIPLRQSVQPSKFNSYGRRAKRLQPDPEPTEEDIEKNPELKKLQIYGAGPKMMGLGLMAKDKTLRKKDKEGLECPPTVVVKEELGGDVKMESASPKTFLEGKEELSHSPEPCTKMTMRLRRNHSNAQFIESYVCRMCSRGDEDDKLLLCDGCDDNYHIFCLLPPLPEIPKGVWRCPKCVMAECKRPPEAFGFEQATREYTLQSFGEMADSFKADYFNMPVHMVPTELVEKEFWRLVNSIEEDVTVEYGADIHSKEFGSGFPVSDSKRHLTPEEEEYATSGWNLNVMPVLEQSVLCHINADISGMKVPWLYVGMVFSAFCWHIEDHWSYSINYLHWGEPKTWYGVPSLAAEHLEEVMKKLTPELFDSQPDLLHQLVTLMNPNTLMSHGVPVVRTNQCAGEFVITFPRAYHSGFNQGYNFAEAVNFCTADWLPAGRQCIEHYRRLRRYCVFSHEELICKMAACPEKLDLNLAAAVHKEMFIMVQEERRLRKALLEKGITEAEREAFELLPDDERQCIKCKTTCFLSALACYDCPDGLVCLSHINDLCKCSSSRQYLRYRYTLDELPAMLHKLKVRAESFDTWANKVRVALEVEDGRKRSLEELRALESEARERRFPNSELLQRLKNCLSEAEACVSRALGLVSGQEAGPDRVAGLQMTLAELRAFLGQMNNLPCAMHQIGDVKGILEQVEAYQAEAREALVSQPSSPGLLQSLLERGQQLGVEVPEAQQLQRQVEQARWLDEVKRTLAPSARRGTLATMRGLLVAGASVAPSPAVDKAQAELQELLTIAERWEEKAHLCLEARQKHPPATLEAIIHEAENIPVHLPNIQSLKEALAKARAWIADVDEIQNGDHYPCLDDLEGLVAVGRDLPVGLEELRQLELQVLTAHSWREKASKTFLKKNSCYTLLEIVAFKEGEQKEKEGILQLRRTNSAKPSPLASTTASSTASICVCGQVPAGVGALQCDLCQDWFHGRCVTVPRLLSSQRPSLTSSPLLAWWEWDTKFLCPLCMRSRRPRLETILALLVALQRLPVRLPEGEALQCLTERAISWQGRARQVLASEEVTALLGRLAELRQRLQADSKPEESLAYSSDAGEGSGNMPKVQGLLENGDSVTSPEKVATEEGSDLELLSSLLPQLTGPVLELPEATRAPLEELMMEGDLLEVTLDENHSIWQLLQAGQPPDLERVHTLLELEKAERHGSRTRGRALERRRRRKVDRGGEVDDPAREELEPKRVRSSEPEAEEVQEEEELEEETGGEVPPVPFPTNGSPSTQEDQDGLEPVLEAGSDTSAPFSTLTSQLLMSCPQQPSRQQL
- the Kdm5c gene encoding lysine-specific demethylase 5C isoform X2 — encoded protein: MELGSDDFLPPPECPVFEPSWAEFRDPLGYIAKIRPIAEKSGICKIRPPADWQPPFAVEVDNFRFTPRIQRLNELEAQTRVKLNYLDQIAKFWEIQGSSLKIPNVERRILDLYSLSKIVVEEGGYETICKDRRWARVAQRLNYPPGKNIGSLLRSHYERIVYPYEMYQSGANLVCNTRPFDNEEKDKEYKPHSIPLRQSVQPSKFNSYGRRAKRLQPDPEPTEEDIEKNPELKKLQIYGAGPKMMGLGLMAKDKTLRKKDKEGLECPPTVVVKEELGGDVKMESASPKTFLEGKEELSHSPEPCTKMTMRLRRNHSNAQFIESYVCRMCSRGDEDDKLLLCDGCDDNYHIFCLLPPLPEIPKGVWRCPKCVMAECKRPPEAFGFEQATREYTLQSFGEMADSFKADYFNMPVHMVPTELVEKEFWRLVNSIEEDVTVEYGADIHSKEFGSGFPVSDSKRHLTPEEEEYATSGWNLNVMPVLEQSVLCHINADISGMKVPWLYVGMVFSAFCWHIEDHWSYSINYLHWGEPKTWYGVPSLAAEHLEEVMKKLTPELFDSQPDLLHQLVTLMNPNTLMSHGVPVVRTNQCAGEFVITFPRAYHSGFNQGYNFAEAVNFCTADWLPAGRQCIEHYRRLRRYCVFSHEELICKMAACPEKLDLNLAAAVHKEMFIMVQEERRLRKALLEKGITEAEREAFELLPDDERQCIKCKTTCFLSALACYDCPDGLVCLSHINDLCKCSSSRQYLRYRYTLDELPAMLHKLKVRAESFDTWANKVRVALEVEDGRKRSLEELRALESEARERRFPNSELLQRLKNCLSEAEACVSRALGLVSGQEAGPDRVAGLQMTLAELRAFLGQMNNLPCAMHQIGDVKGILEQVEAYQAEAREALVSQPSSPGLLQSLLERGQQLGVEVPEAQQLQRQVEQARWLDEVKRTLAPSARRGTLATMRGLLVAGASVAPSPAVDKAQAELQELLTIAERWEEKAHLCLEARQKHPPATLEAIIHEAENIPVHLPNIQSLKEALAKARAWIADVDEIQNGDHYPCLDDLEGLVAVGRDLPVGLEELRQLELQVLTAHSWREKASKTFLKKNSCYTLLEVLCPCADAGSDSTKRSRWMEKELGLYKSDTELLGLSAQDLRDPGSVIVAFKEGEQKEKEGILQLRRTNSAKPSPLASTTASSTASICVCGQVPAGVGALQCDLCQDWFHGRCVTVPRLLSSQRPSLTSSPLLAWWEWDTKFLCPLCMRSRRPRLETILALLVALQRLPVRLPEGEALQCLTERAISWQGRARQVLASEEVTALLGRLAELRQRLQADSKPEESLAYSSDAGEGSGNMPKVQGLLENGDSVTSPEKVATEEGSGKRDLELLSSLLPQLTGPVLELPEATRAPLEELMMEGDLLEVTLDENHSIWQLLQAGQPPDLERVHTLLELEKAERHGSRTRGRALERRRRRKVDRGGEVDDPAREELEPKRVRSSEPEAEEVQEEEELEEETGGEVPPVPFPTNGSPSTQEDQDGLEPVLEAGSDTSAPFSTLTSQLLMSCPQQPSRQQL